One stretch of Aquimarina sp. Aq107 DNA includes these proteins:
- a CDS encoding Crp/Fnr family transcriptional regulator: MDTSILEFLNKAGKFSDEESSLLQNEVIYKELKKDAYLLRKEEVCSSLYFVISGSFYQYFMDTNLDKNIIDLRIQNDWVIDHKSFTGRKPSEFEIQAYENSAVYELTIDAIHKLIAISPTFFQIGKVLEESTARISFFDNNNTPDEKYAYILKNKPLLLQKFPQKVIASFLKITPETLSRVRKRIT, translated from the coding sequence ATGGATACATCTATTCTAGAGTTTTTAAATAAAGCTGGAAAGTTTTCTGATGAAGAATCATCATTGCTACAAAATGAGGTTATATATAAAGAGCTAAAAAAAGACGCCTATTTACTGCGTAAAGAGGAGGTTTGTTCTTCTTTGTATTTTGTTATTTCTGGAAGTTTTTATCAGTATTTTATGGATACCAATTTAGATAAAAACATAATTGATTTAAGGATACAAAATGATTGGGTTATCGATCACAAAAGCTTTACTGGTCGGAAACCTTCGGAATTTGAAATTCAGGCGTACGAAAATAGTGCTGTATATGAACTAACCATAGATGCAATACATAAATTAATAGCAATATCTCCAACATTTTTTCAAATTGGTAAAGTTTTAGAAGAATCAACTGCTAGAATTTCTTTTTTCGACAATAATAATACTCCTGATGAGAAATACGCATATATCCTTAAAAACAAACCTCTTCTGCTTCAAAAATTTCCTCAAAAAGTAATTGCATCTTTTCTAAAAATAACACCCGAAACTTTAAGCCGAGTACGAAAACGAATCACCTAA
- a CDS encoding AraC family transcriptional regulator, with protein MNPEVYKHIELLLGSVGFIIALFFGVFLIITREQRSKANVFLAIYLLAFSLRIGKSLFYNYFQIDPIVRNVFLGMLLGIGPSLFFYAKQLVEPNKIDNKRSIFIHYIPLFLFVTFCWVIPNNDSISSRIIFLALLFHILVYGLYTLYWIVVNRKERNDKSNKIYNWLLFLTILTIMMSLMQISVFVDVVPYLSTAFLFSLIILILSITALKNPFLFKMENEKYINSSLDNEKGIEYLKKLMSLIEQEKVFLDPELTLTKLSKRIGITSKQLSQVINQNRNENYSQFIARYRVEEAKRLLSLPEYHNFKISAIAYESGFNSISSFNTAFKKITNTTAVRFRESL; from the coding sequence ATGAATCCAGAAGTTTATAAACACATAGAATTATTATTAGGTAGTGTAGGTTTTATAATTGCACTATTTTTTGGAGTTTTTTTGATAATAACTAGAGAACAACGATCTAAGGCAAATGTGTTCTTAGCGATTTATTTATTGGCTTTTAGTCTTAGAATTGGTAAATCACTGTTTTATAATTATTTTCAAATAGATCCGATAGTTCGCAATGTGTTCTTAGGCATGTTATTAGGTATTGGACCTTCTTTATTTTTTTATGCCAAGCAACTAGTTGAACCGAATAAAATAGATAATAAAAGATCAATTTTTATTCACTACATCCCTTTGTTTTTATTCGTAACATTTTGCTGGGTAATCCCGAATAATGATTCTATTTCTTCCAGAATTATATTTTTAGCACTGTTATTTCACATATTAGTATATGGATTGTATACGTTATATTGGATAGTGGTTAATAGAAAAGAGAGAAATGATAAATCGAATAAAATTTATAATTGGTTATTGTTTCTTACGATATTAACGATAATGATGTCACTAATGCAGATAAGTGTTTTTGTGGATGTGGTGCCATATTTAAGTACAGCTTTTTTATTTTCTTTGATAATTTTGATTTTATCAATTACGGCATTAAAGAATCCTTTTTTGTTTAAAATGGAGAATGAAAAATATATTAATTCTTCACTAGACAATGAAAAAGGGATAGAATATTTGAAAAAGTTAATGAGTTTAATAGAACAAGAAAAAGTATTTCTGGATCCCGAATTAACACTAACCAAATTGAGTAAGCGGATTGGAATAACTTCTAAACAATTGTCGCAAGTAATTAATCAAAATAGAAATGAAAACTATTCTCAATTTATTGCTAGGTATCGGGTAGAGGAAGCAAAAAGATTATTGAGCTTACCAGAATATCATAATTTCAAAATATCTGCTATTGCTTATGAAAGTGGTTTTAATAGTATATCTTCATTTAATACTGCCTTTAAAAAAATAACGAATACTACTGCAGTTCGATTTAGAGAATCTTTGTAA
- a CDS encoding AAA family ATPase translates to MKILIFGASGSGTTTLAKEIEKRANFIHLDVDDYYWKKTEPPFQKKVPRNERNKKLKLDFKKYENVVVSGSLVSWGKEWQTSFDFAVFIRLDNKERMDRLYKREKERYGEKILKDIEIQQNSKAFLNWANQYENPNFEGRSLRIHNKWIKLLQCRVLRIEGEITLNKKIEKVIFEIKHKLNY, encoded by the coding sequence ATGAAAATACTAATATTTGGCGCATCAGGCTCTGGAACAACCACCTTAGCTAAGGAAATTGAAAAACGCGCTAATTTTATTCATTTAGATGTTGATGATTACTATTGGAAAAAAACAGAACCACCATTCCAGAAAAAAGTACCACGAAACGAACGGAATAAAAAACTAAAGTTAGATTTCAAAAAGTATGAAAATGTTGTTGTAAGTGGTTCATTGGTAAGTTGGGGAAAAGAATGGCAAACATCATTTGACTTTGCAGTATTTATTCGCCTTGATAATAAAGAAAGGATGGATCGTCTTTATAAAAGAGAAAAAGAACGATACGGAGAAAAGATTCTAAAAGACATAGAAATTCAACAAAATTCAAAAGCTTTCTTAAATTGGGCGAATCAATATGAAAACCCGAATTTTGAAGGGAGATCATTAAGAATTCATAATAAGTGGATCAAATTATTGCAGTGTAGAGTTTTGAGAATAGAAGGAGAAATAACTTTAAATAAAAAAATTGAAAAAGTAATATTTGAAATTAAACACAAACTAAACTATTAA
- a CDS encoding GntP family permease, with product MDYQLLIAVGVGIIALLFMILKLRMQAFIALLIVCILVGIVAGLPADDILNSIKNGMGGTLGFVATVVGLGALFGGLLENSGGAQGLANYILKLAGEKNASWALMITGFIIAIPVFFDVAFIILVPIVYAIARKTKKSLLLYAIPLLAGLAITHSFIPPTPGPVAVADILGANLGWVIVFGFLTGIPAAIISGPILAKYLATRINITIPETNDAGVAINNTPNPIGIILIIALPIMLIVLKTVLLGDWFGEDVLSKSMVNLITLFGHPFTALIIANLVAWYFLGIKRGVTRDDLLKISMKSFKPAGAIILLTGAGGAFKQILVDTKAGELLASSLQSSYIHPLLFAFIVAALIRVLQGSATTAMIAAAGITSPIILAGDFSNSQIALFVISIASGATILSHVNDSGFWLVGQYLGMTEKQTFRSWTVMTTLIAVTGVLMSLLLWYIF from the coding sequence ATGGATTATCAATTACTAATTGCAGTAGGAGTAGGCATCATTGCACTACTTTTTATGATTTTAAAGTTACGAATGCAGGCTTTTATAGCCTTGTTAATCGTTTGTATATTAGTTGGAATTGTAGCAGGCTTACCTGCAGATGATATTCTAAATAGCATAAAAAATGGAATGGGAGGTACACTAGGTTTTGTGGCTACCGTGGTTGGACTCGGAGCGTTGTTTGGTGGTTTACTTGAGAATTCTGGAGGTGCACAAGGATTGGCTAATTATATCTTAAAATTAGCTGGTGAAAAAAATGCATCTTGGGCATTGATGATTACCGGTTTTATCATTGCAATACCTGTTTTTTTTGATGTAGCTTTTATTATTTTGGTTCCCATTGTTTATGCAATCGCTAGAAAAACTAAAAAATCTTTATTGTTATATGCGATTCCATTATTGGCTGGTTTAGCAATCACTCACAGTTTTATTCCACCAACACCTGGTCCAGTTGCTGTCGCTGATATATTAGGAGCTAACCTTGGTTGGGTAATTGTTTTCGGTTTTTTAACAGGTATTCCTGCAGCTATTATAAGCGGACCTATATTAGCAAAATACTTAGCTACTAGAATAAATATTACTATTCCTGAAACAAATGACGCAGGTGTTGCAATAAATAACACACCTAATCCTATAGGTATTATATTGATTATAGCATTACCCATTATGCTGATTGTTTTAAAAACGGTTTTACTAGGTGATTGGTTCGGAGAAGATGTATTATCAAAATCGATGGTAAATTTGATTACTTTATTTGGCCATCCATTTACTGCGTTAATCATTGCTAATCTGGTAGCTTGGTATTTTTTAGGAATCAAAAGAGGTGTCACTAGAGATGATTTATTGAAAATTTCTATGAAATCTTTTAAACCAGCAGGAGCAATTATTCTATTAACTGGTGCTGGTGGAGCTTTTAAACAGATATTGGTAGATACTAAAGCAGGTGAGTTATTAGCGTCATCATTACAGAGTTCATATATTCATCCATTACTGTTTGCTTTTATTGTGGCAGCCTTGATACGAGTTTTACAAGGATCAGCTACAACCGCCATGATTGCAGCCGCAGGAATTACATCACCTATTATTCTTGCCGGTGATTTTAGTAATTCTCAGATAGCTCTTTTTGTTATTTCTATTGCTTCTGGGGCAACTATTTTATCTCATGTTAATGATAGTGGATTTTGGTTGGTTGGTCAATACCTTGGTATGACAGAGAAACAAACCTTTCGTTCTTGGACTGTGATGACTACATTAATAGCTGTTACTGGGGTTTTGATGTCACTATTATTGTGGTATATTTTTTAA
- the gndA gene encoding NADP-dependent phosphogluconate dehydrogenase, protein MSKSVIYIVYGVSGSGKTTVGKALAKELNIPFFDADDFHPEENIKKMSTGFPLDDSDREPWLKKLASEIVVWNTNKGAVLACSALKKAYRKTLQSIDSKYVKWIFLDGSFDLISNRLEARKEHFFKKEMLVSQFEALEQPEDGISINIDKSVDQIMSEIRTTLNTDKSQLGLIGLGVMGKSLAKNLLSKNFKLSVYNRHVDHIEVDVAKNFVAEESKYQTLVGFDDLKEFVDSLEQPRTIMLMVNAGKPVDLVIDELLRYLSEEDCIIDGGNSHYKVTLERSKRLEEKGIHFLGTGISGGEEGALKGPSIMPGGSKIAYNRSGKYLEAIAAKDKNDNSCCAYIGPEGSGHFVKMVHNGIEYAEMQLLAEAYHMLRFYAHKTPAEISTIFADWIKKGLKSYLLEITSDLLLKTDGEDFLIDKILDKAGQKGTGGWSTNAALELGVSLPTISESVMARNVSGIKSERVKASEIYQFKTSDCPANDIVFIENMEKAFKAASIINHHIGFELLKEASTAYQWELNLSEIAGIWTNGCIIRSNLMEQMAVLFVENNEMPLLLFPEIVSIMKSTIHSLSETVATGLKSGFSLPVLSAAANYFFAYTSAQSSANIIQAQRDYFGAHTYQRVDQPIDQYFHTNWKS, encoded by the coding sequence GTGTCTAAAAGTGTAATATACATTGTATATGGAGTTTCCGGAAGTGGAAAAACTACAGTAGGAAAAGCATTAGCTAAAGAATTAAATATTCCTTTTTTTGATGCAGATGATTTTCATCCAGAAGAGAATATTAAAAAAATGTCAACGGGCTTTCCTTTAGATGATTCTGATAGAGAACCTTGGCTGAAGAAATTAGCGAGTGAAATTGTAGTTTGGAATACAAACAAAGGTGCAGTACTGGCTTGTTCAGCTTTAAAGAAAGCTTATAGAAAAACCCTTCAATCTATCGATTCTAAGTATGTGAAGTGGATTTTTTTGGATGGGAGTTTTGATTTGATTTCAAATCGTTTAGAAGCTAGAAAAGAGCATTTTTTTAAAAAGGAAATGCTAGTCTCTCAATTTGAAGCTTTAGAACAACCGGAGGATGGTATTTCTATTAATATAGATAAGAGTGTTGATCAAATTATGAGCGAAATTAGAACTACATTAAATACAGATAAATCACAATTAGGGTTAATTGGTTTAGGAGTCATGGGTAAGAGTTTAGCTAAAAACTTATTGTCCAAAAACTTTAAACTTTCTGTATATAATAGACATGTTGATCATATTGAAGTTGATGTTGCTAAAAACTTTGTAGCGGAGGAGTCTAAATACCAAACATTAGTAGGTTTTGATGATTTAAAAGAGTTTGTAGATTCTTTAGAACAACCGCGCACAATAATGCTTATGGTTAATGCAGGAAAGCCAGTGGACCTAGTTATCGATGAATTATTACGCTATTTGTCCGAAGAAGATTGTATTATAGATGGAGGTAATTCTCACTATAAAGTAACATTAGAAAGAAGTAAAAGACTAGAAGAAAAAGGAATTCATTTTTTAGGAACCGGAATATCTGGTGGAGAAGAAGGCGCATTAAAGGGTCCATCAATAATGCCGGGAGGATCTAAAATAGCATACAATAGATCTGGTAAATATTTAGAAGCAATAGCAGCAAAAGATAAAAACGATAATAGCTGTTGTGCTTATATTGGGCCAGAAGGATCCGGCCATTTTGTAAAAATGGTTCATAATGGGATTGAATATGCAGAGATGCAATTATTAGCAGAAGCATATCATATGCTAAGATTTTATGCGCATAAAACTCCAGCTGAAATATCTACTATTTTTGCCGATTGGATTAAAAAAGGACTAAAAAGTTATCTGTTAGAGATTACTTCGGATCTTCTTCTTAAAACAGATGGTGAGGATTTTCTTATTGATAAAATATTAGATAAAGCAGGGCAGAAAGGAACTGGTGGATGGTCTACAAATGCCGCCTTGGAATTAGGAGTTTCTCTACCTACGATTTCTGAATCTGTAATGGCTCGTAATGTTTCTGGAATTAAATCCGAACGGGTAAAAGCATCTGAGATATATCAATTTAAAACTTCAGATTGCCCTGCCAATGATATTGTTTTTATTGAAAATATGGAAAAAGCTTTTAAGGCCGCTAGTATTATCAATCATCACATAGGGTTTGAATTACTAAAAGAAGCATCAACAGCATATCAGTGGGAGCTCAATCTGTCTGAAATAGCTGGTATATGGACCAATGGCTGTATTATTAGAAGCAACCTAATGGAACAAATGGCTGTATTATTTGTAGAAAATAATGAGATGCCTTTATTACTGTTTCCAGAAATTGTTTCTATTATGAAATCTACGATACACTCACTTTCAGAAACTGTAGCAACTGGATTAAAATCAGGTTTTTCACTACCAGTATTATCTGCAGCTGCAAATTATTTTTTCGCATACACATCTGCACAATCTTCTGCTAATATTATACAAGCGCAACGAGATTATTTTGGTGCTCATACATATCAAAGAGTGGATCAACCAATTGACCAATATTTTCATACAAACTGGAAAAGCTAA
- a CDS encoding PLP-dependent transferase, protein MQDNNRLNYIKEVVKNMPADWLNLTTHRLDIYNEALAKDQFLEGFELLFSNNDAQLSALRELPTAYDYIRLGHPLSCVLEWTIAKLHKLNSENIISFSSKTTPIMAVLRTNLLANKNTQIVYTDKLPSCFDADILKTVYGYQFDLKKIENTDEIPAFNGSTIFVSQQDDLTQFDIHSNIDFFVNIHHNLGSVILINKDTNKEYISEIQHVRRRETIAMTPANTLAFLKGLTQQSSSNDLDSNIDENKTIVLDTIKEITGTKAKGLVGSSGLSMQYAIVMGLVDHALEHHKGKAIKIVVPPNCYGGTNDQARRVAACSDMIEIVDLPVDGGQDMVQSIEVVLNKIAEQDAVPYIIAEIPTNPRVEVPDLPQLEAVLSKERKTTDGQTAIDPVFILDQTFCPNVHFLGENEILSSVRAIAYVSGSKFPSGGKCTAGYCVANNKSASLLEKIDLHLLLCDNQATDLQMEILAKQLPSMNQRIADAYKNTRDFVSFIENNLPDAKINFVSPELANEGFTPSVFSLDLPTKGDTDDEKETYKRALNLKLINLMIKEIPDESKFCVSYGQLKGCYWTIPATSTQGTTKEGDKDYIVRVALSANLDLELHKKVFIDFVNSI, encoded by the coding sequence ATGCAAGACAATAACAGATTAAATTATATAAAAGAGGTAGTAAAAAACATGCCTGCAGACTGGTTGAATTTAACAACACATCGACTAGATATCTATAATGAAGCATTAGCTAAAGATCAATTTCTAGAAGGTTTTGAACTTCTGTTTAGTAATAATGATGCGCAACTATCTGCACTACGTGAACTACCAACGGCATATGACTATATTAGATTAGGGCATCCATTGTCTTGTGTTTTAGAATGGACTATTGCCAAACTACACAAACTAAATTCAGAAAATATAATTAGTTTTTCGTCTAAGACAACTCCAATTATGGCCGTTCTGCGAACAAACTTATTAGCTAATAAAAACACGCAAATTGTATATACTGATAAATTGCCTAGTTGTTTCGATGCCGATATACTAAAAACCGTATATGGATATCAATTTGATCTTAAAAAAATAGAAAATACTGATGAAATTCCAGCTTTTAATGGAAGTACAATTTTTGTTTCTCAACAGGATGATCTCACACAATTTGATATACATTCTAATATTGATTTTTTTGTAAATATTCATCATAACTTAGGTAGTGTTATTTTAATAAACAAAGACACTAATAAAGAATATATATCAGAAATTCAGCATGTAAGAAGAAGAGAAACTATCGCGATGACACCTGCGAACACTTTAGCTTTTCTAAAAGGTCTAACCCAACAATCTTCTTCTAATGATTTAGATAGTAATATTGACGAAAACAAAACTATTGTTTTGGATACTATAAAAGAAATTACTGGAACTAAGGCAAAAGGTCTTGTTGGATCTAGCGGGCTATCTATGCAATATGCCATTGTAATGGGATTGGTGGATCACGCATTAGAACATCATAAAGGAAAAGCTATAAAAATTGTAGTTCCTCCAAACTGTTATGGAGGAACCAATGATCAAGCTAGACGTGTTGCTGCTTGTAGTGATATGATCGAAATAGTTGATTTACCTGTAGATGGTGGTCAGGATATGGTGCAAAGTATTGAGGTAGTTCTAAATAAAATAGCAGAACAAGATGCTGTTCCATATATAATTGCAGAAATCCCAACAAACCCAAGAGTTGAAGTTCCAGATCTTCCTCAATTAGAAGCAGTTCTTAGTAAAGAACGTAAAACTACCGATGGTCAAACTGCTATTGATCCAGTATTTATTTTAGATCAAACATTTTGCCCTAATGTTCATTTCTTAGGAGAAAATGAAATACTGTCCTCGGTTAGAGCTATTGCCTATGTTAGTGGATCAAAATTTCCTAGTGGTGGTAAATGTACTGCAGGATATTGTGTAGCTAATAACAAATCCGCAAGCTTATTAGAAAAGATAGACTTACATTTACTACTTTGTGACAATCAAGCTACTGATCTACAAATGGAAATATTAGCAAAGCAATTACCATCTATGAATCAAAGAATTGCTGATGCCTATAAAAACACTCGTGATTTCGTTAGTTTTATCGAGAATAATTTACCAGATGCAAAAATCAATTTTGTATCTCCAGAATTAGCAAATGAAGGGTTTACTCCTTCTGTATTTTCTTTAGATCTTCCTACTAAAGGTGATACTGACGATGAAAAAGAAACTTATAAAAGAGCATTGAATCTTAAGTTAATCAATCTAATGATCAAAGAGATTCCTGATGAAAGTAAGTTTTGTGTTAGTTATGGTCAACTAAAAGGGTGTTATTGGACAATCCCTGCTACTTCTACACAAGGAACTACTAAAGAAGGTGATAAGGATTACATAGTACGAGTGGCCCTTTCTGCTAATCTAGATCTTGAGCTTCATAAAAAAGTTTTTATAGATTTTGTAAATAGTATATAA
- the bglX gene encoding beta-glucosidase BglX, giving the protein MTFLHLKVYTYRFLIFGIFIMMLSCDSKISETSSSNYPKDPVELKIDSILSTMSLEEKIGQTAQRGKSSRVKELPKDLKDAVRKGQIGSFLNIMNKEDAKELQRIAVEESPSKIPLIFARDVIHGFKTIFPIPLGQAASFNPSLVQEGSRIAAIEASTYGIRWTFAPMIDISRDPRWGRIAESAGEDPYLTSRMAEAYVKGFQGEDLASPTSLAACAKHFIGYGAAEGGRDYNTANINDNLLHNVYLKPFKTAVDAGSATFMTSFNDLNGIPASANSYILKDILREEWGFDGFVVSDWNSIIEMVNHGYAKDQKEAAEKSINAMLDMEMTSTSYHDHLKELIQEDKFSEKELDQVVRNILRIKFRLGLFDNPYFDPDDTILYDKKHLAAAQKTAEESIILLKNKNNILPLDAKRKIAIIGPLADAPHEQLGTWTFDGEKEHTITPLQSFKNDDKYMVQYSKGLSYSRDKSENDFGNAIKTAKSSDIILFFAGEEAILSGEAHSRADIKLPGAQEELIAELHKTGKPIVLVLMAGRPITLGNIKDKVDAVLMAWHPGTMGGPALKNIITGLVSPSAKLPVTWPKEVGQIPIHYNHKNTGRPVIPEEFVHMDSIPIGAWQSSLGNTSHYLDAGFLPEYPFGYGLGYSSFKYSNFSISSMNPKIGETITAKVLVTNTGNVKAKETVQLYFRDMVGSLTRPVKELLRFEKIILNSGESKEVEFTFSTNDLAFYGPDKKWITEPGNFKLWIAKHALDEENELEFILE; this is encoded by the coding sequence ATGACATTTTTACATTTAAAAGTTTATACATATCGTTTTTTGATTTTTGGCATATTCATAATGATGCTATCCTGTGATTCTAAGATTTCAGAAACTTCATCTAGCAATTATCCTAAAGATCCCGTAGAGCTTAAAATAGATAGTATCTTGTCTACAATGTCATTAGAAGAAAAAATAGGACAAACGGCGCAACGCGGTAAGTCTAGTAGAGTAAAAGAACTACCAAAAGATCTTAAAGATGCAGTTAGAAAAGGACAAATAGGATCTTTTCTTAACATAATGAATAAAGAGGATGCTAAAGAACTTCAGAGAATAGCCGTAGAAGAAAGCCCTAGTAAGATTCCATTAATTTTTGCACGAGATGTAATCCATGGTTTCAAAACAATTTTCCCTATTCCGCTAGGGCAGGCGGCTTCATTTAATCCTTCATTAGTACAAGAAGGTTCGCGAATAGCAGCAATAGAGGCAAGTACTTATGGAATAAGATGGACTTTTGCTCCGATGATAGATATTTCTAGGGATCCTCGTTGGGGAAGAATAGCAGAATCAGCAGGTGAGGACCCTTATCTTACAAGTAGAATGGCAGAAGCATATGTAAAAGGCTTTCAAGGAGAAGATTTAGCATCACCAACAAGTTTAGCTGCTTGTGCCAAACATTTTATTGGATATGGAGCTGCAGAAGGAGGTAGGGATTATAACACAGCAAACATCAATGATAATTTGTTGCATAATGTATATTTAAAACCTTTTAAAACTGCAGTAGATGCAGGTTCCGCAACTTTTATGACAAGTTTTAATGATCTTAATGGGATTCCAGCATCGGCAAATTCATATATACTAAAAGACATTTTAAGAGAAGAATGGGGATTTGATGGTTTCGTAGTAAGTGATTGGAATTCTATAATAGAAATGGTAAATCATGGATATGCCAAGGATCAAAAGGAAGCTGCAGAGAAATCTATCAACGCAATGTTGGACATGGAAATGACCAGTACTTCTTATCACGATCATTTAAAAGAATTAATACAAGAGGATAAGTTTTCTGAAAAAGAATTAGATCAGGTGGTAAGAAATATTCTTCGAATTAAATTTAGATTGGGATTATTTGATAACCCCTATTTTGATCCTGATGATACAATATTGTATGATAAAAAACATTTAGCAGCAGCACAAAAAACTGCTGAAGAAAGTATTATTTTATTAAAAAATAAGAATAATATTTTACCATTAGATGCTAAAAGGAAAATAGCTATAATTGGTCCTTTAGCAGATGCACCTCACGAACAATTAGGAACTTGGACTTTTGATGGAGAAAAAGAGCATACAATTACTCCTTTACAGTCATTTAAAAATGATGATAAGTATATGGTGCAATATAGTAAAGGGTTATCATACAGCAGAGATAAATCCGAGAATGACTTTGGTAATGCAATAAAGACAGCAAAATCTTCTGACATCATCTTGTTTTTTGCTGGAGAAGAGGCAATTCTTTCTGGAGAAGCACATAGTAGAGCTGATATCAAACTTCCTGGAGCGCAAGAAGAACTAATTGCAGAATTACACAAAACAGGAAAACCAATTGTTTTAGTTCTAATGGCAGGAAGACCTATTACGTTAGGAAATATTAAAGATAAGGTAGATGCAGTTCTTATGGCATGGCATCCTGGAACTATGGGAGGTCCAGCTTTAAAAAATATTATTACTGGTTTAGTTTCTCCATCAGCAAAGTTACCAGTAACCTGGCCAAAAGAGGTAGGGCAAATCCCTATTCATTACAATCATAAAAATACGGGTAGACCTGTAATACCAGAAGAGTTTGTTCATATGGATTCAATTCCAATTGGTGCTTGGCAGAGTTCTCTTGGGAATACATCTCACTATTTAGATGCAGGATTTTTACCAGAATATCCTTTTGGTTATGGACTTGGTTACAGTAGTTTTAAGTATTCCAATTTTTCGATATCATCTATGAATCCAAAGATAGGAGAAACTATTACTGCTAAAGTTCTAGTGACTAATACTGGAAATGTAAAGGCTAAAGAAACAGTACAATTATATTTTAGAGATATGGTCGGGAGTTTAACTAGACCTGTAAAGGAGTTGCTACGATTTGAGAAAATTATATTAAATTCAGGGGAATCTAAAGAAGTAGAATTTACTTTTTCGACAAATGATTTAGCTTTTTATGGACCTGACAAGAAATGGATTACTGAACCTGGTAATTTTAAGCTATGGATCGCTAAACATGCTTTAGACGAAGAAAATGAATTAGAATTTATTTTAGAATAA